A region from the Triplophysa rosa linkage group LG4, Trosa_1v2, whole genome shotgun sequence genome encodes:
- the LOC130552869 gene encoding NACHT, LRR and PYD domains-containing protein 3-like isoform X2, translated as MSRHGVKEEEVEVYQSQMPRVSSPEPSCVSVRSDQSMRQPPIFSDGAVTSDPSINRLKRSRTSSPEPSRVSLKSNQSMLDPIDFRDGAVNSDPRLKRPRAASPEPSCVSVQYDPSVRQSSVFSDGAVNSDPRSEKMWNKTESDLLEETEDMQQDCHDESVDDVLQRVKHKHKSIMKNKYESLFEGMKAQENQTLLKRIYTQLYIREGESEGVNEEHEVLHMEKQPRRTQDLQDTPIYCNDIFTPQSHQRHKIKSVLTKGIAGIGKTVSVHKFILDWAEGTANQDVDFMFLLPFRELNLIREHRYSLHKLLLDFHPELQDVDSQIYEECKVVFIFDGLDESRMTRMFSDHSEKVSDVTDASSVAVLMSNLMKGDLLPSALIWITSRPAAANQIPSKYITRVTEIQGFDDAQKEEYFRKRISDEHQASRIISHIRRARSLHIMCHIPVFCWISSTVLQKILTQDHSEEIPKTLSEMYIHFLLIQMKMKNEKYDPERDPEINREVIVKLAEVAFKQLMKGNVMFYEEDLRECGIDITDASLYSGICTEIFKEESVIHQRKIYSFIHLSLQEFLAAFYWFHCCTCSTLTVLGDFQPLYNLLKGAVDKGLESETGHLDLFLRFLLGLLLESNQRLLHDLLTHTVDTSQTIKKTTQYIKDQIKGNDGLSAERSINLFLCLFEVKDQTLYREIEEFVRSDKHSEKKLSAAHCSAIAYMLQMSEEVMDEFDLKKYNTTQEGRRRLIPAVNNCTRALLAECNLTVESCRIISSALQSSDSPLRDLDVSNNDLQDSGVKLISDALNNTNCHLHILRLSGCMVTDEGCCYLASALSSNPSHLRELDLSYNHPQHSALQLLAYQSDPNYTLNKLNLDYGGLCRVKPGLQKYLCDLTLDPNTANVHLMLSEENKKVTYVKDPQPYPDHPDRFEGVPQVLSRESLTGRCYWEAEWKVWARIAVSYKETSRKEASNSMFGLDDKSWSIFCNSNGFNVWHNNKTKNIPAPSSSSNRVGVFVDCSAGTLSFYSVSDTHTLTHIHTFNTTFTQLLYAGIMINLLNSSVSLSK; from the exons ATGAGTCGTCATGGGGTAAAAGAGGAGGAGGTCGAGGTTTATCAGAGCCAGATGCCCAGAGTATCATCTCCAGAACCGAGCTGTGTGTCAGTGAGGAGTGACCAGTCCATGAGACAGCCGCCTATATTCAGTGATGGTGCAGTGACTTCTGACCCCAG CATCAACAGGTTGAAGAGATCCAGAACATCATCTCCTGAGCCTAGCCGTGTGTCATTGAAGAGTAATCAGTCAATGTTGGACCCCATAGATTTCAGGGATGGAGCAGTGAACTCTGACCCCAG GTTGAAGAGACCTAGAGCGGCATCTCCAGAACCCAGCTGTGTGTCAGTTCAGTATGATCCATCCGTGAGGCAGTCATCTGTATTCAGTGATGGAGCAGTGAACTCTGATCCTCG CAGTGAGAAGATGTGGAACAAGACAGAATCAGACCTACTGGAGGAGACTGAAGACATGCAGCAGGATTGTCATGATGAATCAGTGGATGATGTTCTGCAGAgagtgaaacacaaacacaaaagcatCATGAAGAACAAGTATGAGAGTTTATTTGAGGGAATGAAAGCACAAGAGAATCAAACGCTCCTGAAGAGAATTTACACACAGCTGTAcatcagagagggagagagtgaaGGAGTGAATGAAGAACATGAGGTTTTACACATGGAGAAACAGCCCAGAAGAACACAAGACTTACAAGACACTCCAATCTACTGCAATGACATCTTCACACCTCAATCTCATCAAAGACACAAAATCAAGAGCGTTCTTACTAAAGGCATCGCTGGAATTGGAAAAACAGTCTCTGTGCACAAGTTCATTCTGGATTGGGCCGAGGGAACAGCCAATCAGGACGTAGATTTCATGTTCCTGCTTCCGTTTCGAGAGCTGAACTTGATTCGAGAGCATCGCTACAGTCTTCACAAACTTCTGCTGGACTTTCATCCTGAACTTCAAGATGTGGACTCTCAGATTTATGAGGAGTGTAAAGTTGTGTTCATCTTTGATGGTCTGGATGAAAGCAGAATGACACGGATGTTTTCAGACCACAGTGAGAAAGTTTCTGATGTGACGGACGCTTCATCAGTGGCCGTGTTGATGTCAAACCTCATGAAAGGAGATCTGCTTCCCTCCGCTCTCATCTGGATCACCTCCAGACcagcagcagccaatcagatcccCTCCAAATACATCACgcgtgtgacagaaatccaGGGATTCGACGACGCTCAGAAGGAGGAATATTTCAGGAAGAGAATCAGCGACGAGCATCAAGCCAGCAGAATCATATCCCACATTAGAAGAGCGAGAAGCCTCCACATCATGTGTCACATACCGGTCTTCTGTTGGATCTCCTCCACTGTGCTTCAGAAGATCCTGACACAAGATCACAGTGAAGAAATCCCCAAAACTCTGAGTGAAATGTACATCCACTTCCTGCTGATccagatgaagatgaagaaTGAGAAGTATGATCCAGAGAGAGATCCAGAGATCAACAGAGAAGTGATTGTGAAACTGGCTGAAGTGGCTTTCAAACAGCTGATGAAGGGCAATGTGATGTTCTATGAGGAGGATCTGAGAGAGTGTGGGATAGACATCACTGACGCCTCGCTGTATTCTGGCATCTGTACTGAGATCTTTAAGGAGGAATCTGTCATTCATCAGAGGAAGATCTACAGCTTCATACATCTCAGTCTTCAGGAGTTCCTCGCGGCGTTCTACTGGTTTCACTGCTGTACATGCAGTACTCTCACAGTGCTTGGAGATTTTCAACCGTTGTATAATCTGCTTAAAGGTGCAGTAGATAAAGGTCTTGAGAGTGAAACTGGTCATCTGGATCTTTTCTTGAGGTTTCTGCTGGGCCTCTTGTTGGAGTCCAATCAGAGACTCTTACACGATCTACTGACACACACGGTGGACACCTCACAAACCATCAAGAAAACCACACAGTACATCAAAGATCAAATCAAGGGTAATGATGGTCTGTCAGCTGAAAGATCCATCAATCTGTTCTTGTGTCTGTTTGAAGTGAAAGATCAGACTCTGTACAGAGAGATCGAGGAGTTTGTGAGATCAGACAAACACTCAGAGAAGAAACTCTCGGCCGCTCACTGTTCAGCAATAGCCTACATGCTTCAGATGTCAGAGGAGGTGATGGATGAGTTTGATCTGAagaaatacaacacaacacaggagGGCAGAAGAAGACTCATACCGGCTGTCAACAACTGCACAAGAGCTCT ACTTGCTGAGTGTAATCTCACAGTTGAGTCTTGTAGAATTATCTCTTCAGCTCTTCAGTCCTCAGATTCTCCTCTGAGAGATCTTGATGTGAGTAACAATGATCTtcaggattcaggagtgaagctgatctctgatgctctcaacaacacaaactgtcATCTACATATACTGAG ATTATCAGGTTGTATGGTGACAGATGAAGGATGTTGTTATTTGGCTTCAGCTCTGAGTTCAAACCCGTCGCACCTGAGAGAACTCGACCTGAGCTACAATCACCCACAACACTCAGCACTTCAGCTGCTCGCTTATCAAAGTGATCCAAACTACACACTCAACAAACTCAA tTTAGACTATGGAGGACTTTGCAGGGTTAAACCGGGACTGCAGAAAT ATTTATGTGATCTCACACTGGATCCAAACACAGCCAACGTTCACCTCATGCTGTCTGAAGAGAACAAAAAGGTCACATATGTGAAAGATCCTCAGCCGTATCCTGATCATCCAGACAGATTTGAAGGTGTTCCTCAGGTTCTGAGTAGAGAGAGTCTGACCGGACGTTGTTACTGGGAGGCTGAATGGAAAGTGTGGGCCCGTATAGCCGTGAGCTATAAAGAAACCAGCAGGAAAGAAGCCAGTAATAGTATGTTTGGACTTGATGACAAATCCTGGAGTATTTTCTGCAATTCCAATGGATTTAACGTTTGGCACAACAATAAAACCAAGAACATACCTGCTCCTTCATCTTCATCTAATCGAGTAGGAGTGTTTGTGGATTGTTCGGCCGGCACTCTGTCCTTCTACAgcgtctctgacacacacacactcacacacatacacacattcaacacaacaTTCACTCAACTGCTATACGCCGGAATTATGATTAATTTACTCAACTCTTCAGTGTCTCTgtccaaataa